From a region of the Burkholderia lata genome:
- a CDS encoding amine dehydrogenase large subunit — protein MRTRRRTAVLAATLAFAAAWVGSANATEKPEELVVQKMPPWHPHEVYIVDISMPSMTDGRIYVYDADAKKLLGQIDGGFGPGFAISPDHKTSFVATTYFSRGSHGTRTDVVEMTDNTTLDHAGEIVIPAKHAQHVPSPYNTAFSADGKRLYVANITPAASLTVIDAVSKKVLSEIDTAACVLAYPSGNDRFTALCESGKALTVTLDANGKETKRAMSDAFIDVDKDPAFVNASRYKGDYLFTTYGGNVRSADFSGDKPAFGKPWSLLTDTERAEGWRPGGMQQTAVQARQNRYYVLMHKGGDGSHKDPGTQVWVYDLKSKQRVARWDLAQQKVDPLVSIQVSEDDKPLFYGLTATSDLVVMDARTGKLQNIEKQIGNTSSLLVNP, from the coding sequence ATGAGGACAAGGCGACGAACCGCGGTGCTCGCGGCGACGCTGGCGTTCGCGGCGGCATGGGTCGGCAGCGCGAACGCGACGGAAAAGCCGGAGGAACTGGTCGTGCAGAAGATGCCGCCGTGGCATCCGCACGAGGTCTATATCGTCGACATCTCGATGCCGTCGATGACCGACGGACGCATCTACGTGTACGACGCCGATGCGAAGAAGCTGCTCGGCCAGATCGACGGCGGCTTCGGCCCCGGCTTCGCGATTTCGCCCGACCACAAGACGAGCTTCGTCGCGACGACCTACTTCTCTCGCGGCTCGCACGGCACCCGCACCGATGTCGTCGAGATGACCGACAACACGACGCTCGATCATGCGGGCGAGATCGTGATTCCGGCGAAGCACGCGCAGCATGTGCCGTCGCCGTACAACACCGCGTTCAGCGCGGACGGCAAGCGGCTGTACGTCGCGAACATCACGCCGGCCGCATCGCTGACGGTGATCGACGCGGTGTCGAAGAAAGTGCTGTCGGAGATCGACACGGCAGCCTGCGTGCTTGCATATCCGTCGGGCAACGACCGCTTCACCGCGCTGTGCGAAAGCGGCAAGGCGCTGACCGTCACGCTCGATGCGAACGGCAAGGAGACGAAGCGCGCGATGTCGGATGCGTTCATCGACGTCGACAAGGATCCGGCATTCGTGAACGCGTCGCGCTACAAGGGCGACTATCTGTTCACAACGTATGGCGGCAACGTGCGCAGTGCGGATTTCAGCGGCGACAAGCCCGCATTCGGCAAGCCGTGGTCGCTGCTGACGGATACCGAGCGTGCCGAAGGCTGGCGCCCGGGCGGCATGCAGCAGACGGCCGTGCAGGCCAGGCAGAACCGCTATTACGTGCTGATGCACAAGGGTGGCGACGGCTCGCACAAGGATCCCGGCACGCAGGTGTGGGTGTACGACCTGAAGTCGAAGCAGCGTGTCGCGCGCTGGGATCTCGCGCAGCAGAAGGTCGATCCGCTCGTGTCGATCCAGGTCAGCGAGGACGACAAGCCGCTGTTCTACGGGCTGACGGCGACGTCCGACCTCGTCGTGATGGATGCGCGCACCGGCAAGCTGCAGAACATCGAGAAGCAGATCGGCAATACGTCGTCGCTGCTCGTCAACCCGTGA
- a CDS encoding c-type cytochrome: protein MKGKQAGKIAVACMTAVSAFALAGPAGAQETVHYPAGKSLFDAQCAVCHQAGGKGQDGLAPPLTEYPGKYATAEPGRAQLVATLLHGMFGEIKVRDKNYNFKMPSFASASDDDIAHVLNYVVFDLNAQHGDAKPFTAVDIRAARAKAMDGTAVHAQREVVIKGLGL from the coding sequence ATGAAAGGGAAGCAAGCAGGAAAGATCGCCGTCGCATGCATGACGGCCGTGTCGGCCTTTGCGTTGGCGGGCCCCGCCGGCGCGCAGGAAACCGTGCATTACCCGGCCGGCAAGAGCCTGTTCGACGCGCAGTGCGCGGTGTGCCACCAGGCGGGCGGCAAGGGGCAGGACGGCCTCGCGCCGCCGTTGACCGAGTATCCGGGCAAGTACGCGACGGCCGAGCCGGGGCGTGCGCAACTGGTCGCGACGCTGCTGCACGGGATGTTCGGCGAGATCAAGGTGCGCGACAAGAACTACAACTTCAAGATGCCGTCGTTTGCGAGCGCGAGCGATGACGATATCGCGCACGTGCTCAACTACGTCGTGTTCGATCTCAACGCGCAGCACGGCGACGCGAAGCCGTTCACGGCGGTCGATATCCGCGCGGCGCGTGCGAAGGCGATGGACGGCACGGCCGTTCATGCGCAACGCGAAGTCGTCATCAAGGGGCTTGGCCTGTGA
- the mauD gene encoding methylamine dehydrogenase accessory protein MauD: MMQTALTVSTALLWVAVLALGAICLALVRQIGILYERIMPAGALMIDKGPAVGAIAPTFELTDIRGSQVKVGGIDASGKATLLFFLSPTCPVCKKLLPLLPSLQASEATPVNIVLASDGEVDEHTRFARKHDLGRFPYVLSQELGLAYQIGKLPYAVLLDETGTVRAKGLVNTREHLESLFEAKERGVASLQQFVHGDHSHDHDAHAQHA, from the coding sequence ATGATGCAAACCGCTCTCACCGTTTCCACCGCCCTGCTGTGGGTGGCCGTCCTCGCGCTTGGCGCGATCTGCCTCGCGCTCGTGCGTCAGATCGGCATCCTGTACGAACGCATCATGCCGGCCGGCGCATTGATGATCGACAAGGGCCCGGCGGTCGGCGCGATCGCGCCGACGTTCGAACTGACCGACATTCGCGGCTCGCAGGTGAAGGTCGGCGGTATCGATGCGTCGGGCAAGGCGACGCTGCTGTTCTTCCTGTCGCCCACTTGCCCCGTCTGCAAGAAGCTGTTGCCGCTGCTGCCGTCGTTGCAGGCGAGCGAAGCGACGCCGGTGAACATCGTGCTCGCGAGCGACGGCGAGGTCGACGAACACACGCGCTTCGCGCGCAAGCACGACCTCGGACGCTTCCCGTACGTGCTGTCGCAGGAGCTCGGCCTCGCGTACCAGATCGGCAAGCTGCCGTATGCGGTGTTGCTCGACGAAACCGGCACGGTGCGGGCGAAGGGGCTCGTCAACACGCGCGAGCATCTCGAGAGCCTGTTCGAAGCGAAGGAGCGCGGCGTCGCATCGCTGCAGCAGTTCGTGCATGGCGATCATAGCCATGACCACGACGCACACGCGCAGCACGCATGA
- a CDS encoding c-type cytochrome, with translation MLAGAVVGLAAAPVHAEGAADAALARQHWVLNCMGCHTATGGGIPGKVPPLANSLGYFTHLPAGREYVMRVPGASNSALSDQDLADVLNWVLTTMNRDALPRDFKPYTAAEVAAHRRPAFSDVATVRAGLVRALQARGIDGVTDRY, from the coding sequence ATGCTGGCCGGGGCGGTCGTCGGTTTGGCCGCGGCACCCGTGCATGCCGAAGGTGCCGCCGACGCGGCGCTCGCACGGCAGCACTGGGTGCTCAACTGCATGGGCTGCCACACGGCGACGGGCGGCGGTATCCCCGGCAAGGTACCGCCGCTCGCCAACTCGCTCGGCTATTTCACGCATCTGCCGGCCGGGCGCGAGTACGTGATGCGCGTGCCCGGCGCATCGAACTCGGCGCTGTCGGACCAGGATCTGGCCGACGTGCTCAACTGGGTGCTCACGACCATGAACCGCGACGCGCTGCCGCGCGACTTCAAGCCGTATACGGCCGCCGAAGTCGCCGCGCACCGTCGCCCTGCCTTTTCCGACGTCGCGACCGTGCGCGCCGGCCTCGTTCGCGCGTTGCAGGCACGCGGGATCGACGGTGTCACGGATCGCTACTGA
- a CDS encoding methylamine dehydrogenase light chain, which yields MGLFDSWFERSARGVAQHSSRRSAMAKLGKVLVGSAMLPLLPVDRTAYAADAASGASAASGGAASGASDDPMSCDYWKYCAIDGWLCSCCGGTSSSCPPGTTPSPITWIGTCRNPHDGSDYIVSYNDCCGKTSCGKCFCNRNEREKPLYKLSLNNDINWCMANGNSNYHCSVSVLLGAAKQ from the coding sequence ATGGGCCTGTTTGATTCATGGTTCGAGCGGTCGGCGCGCGGCGTCGCGCAGCACAGTTCGCGGCGCAGCGCGATGGCGAAGCTCGGCAAGGTGCTGGTGGGATCGGCGATGCTGCCGCTGCTGCCTGTCGATCGTACCGCGTATGCGGCCGATGCGGCATCGGGCGCGTCGGCGGCGTCCGGCGGCGCCGCATCGGGGGCAAGCGACGATCCGATGAGCTGCGACTACTGGAAATATTGCGCGATCGACGGCTGGCTGTGCAGTTGCTGCGGCGGCACGTCGAGCAGTTGCCCGCCGGGCACGACGCCGTCACCCATTACGTGGATCGGCACGTGCCGCAACCCGCACGACGGTTCGGACTACATCGTGTCGTACAACGATTGCTGCGGCAAGACGTCGTGCGGCAAGTGCTTCTGCAATCGCAACGAGCGCGAGAAGCCGCTGTACAAGCTGTCGCTGAACAACGACATCAACTGGTGCATGGCCAACGGTAATTCGAACTATCACTGTTCGGTTTCGGTTCTGCTGGGAGCGGCAAAGCAATGA
- a CDS encoding DMT family transporter has product MTTLLSYLLVVAAGVSVALQQVLNANLRAQLGSPWWAGSVSYLVGLAAMLAVALLSPHPRLSGTVTGAGSWFSWTGGVFGAVFVGIAILMVPRLGAATTLALIVVGQMTGALVFDHFGVLGIQQHSASPIRLAGAACLILGVVLVRA; this is encoded by the coding sequence GTGACTACTCTCCTGTCCTATCTGCTGGTTGTTGCCGCCGGCGTCAGCGTGGCGTTGCAACAGGTGCTCAACGCCAATCTCCGTGCGCAGCTCGGCTCGCCGTGGTGGGCCGGGTCGGTCAGCTACCTCGTCGGCCTGGCCGCGATGCTCGCCGTCGCGCTCCTGTCCCCGCATCCGCGCCTGAGCGGTACCGTCACCGGTGCCGGATCGTGGTTCAGCTGGACCGGTGGGGTTTTCGGCGCGGTATTCGTCGGCATCGCGATCCTGATGGTGCCGCGACTGGGCGCCGCGACCACGTTGGCGCTGATCGTCGTCGGGCAGATGACCGGCGCGCTCGTGTTCGATCACTTCGGCGTGCTCGGCATCCAGCAGCATTCGGCCAGCCCGATCCGCCTGGCCGGCGCGGCGTGCCTCATTCTCGGGGTGGTGCTGGTTCGTGCGTGA
- a CDS encoding MauE/DoxX family redox-associated membrane protein, with product MTLDPVLATSAQAGAAVVVLLGAFAKMRRPAAFSQALAGYRLLPDALTAPVAFAIPLAEVVGAAALLFPDTRTAGAIGLIALLLAFAAAIAINLLRGHTDIDCGCSGFTAARTDAPRGIGWLHVGRALLLAALAATALVDPGARAVVWFDYLTLFFSVLLIVCALLTVDVLLANVPRLSHLRNS from the coding sequence ATGACGCTCGATCCCGTACTTGCCACCAGCGCACAGGCCGGCGCTGCCGTCGTCGTGCTGCTCGGCGCCTTCGCGAAGATGCGCCGGCCCGCCGCGTTCAGCCAGGCGCTTGCCGGCTACCGGCTGCTGCCCGATGCGCTGACCGCGCCCGTCGCGTTCGCGATTCCGCTCGCGGAAGTCGTCGGTGCCGCGGCGCTGCTGTTTCCCGATACGCGCACGGCCGGCGCGATCGGCCTGATCGCGTTGCTGCTGGCCTTCGCCGCCGCGATTGCGATCAACCTCCTGCGCGGTCATACCGACATCGACTGCGGCTGTTCCGGCTTCACGGCGGCGCGCACGGACGCACCGCGCGGCATCGGCTGGCTGCACGTCGGGCGCGCGCTGCTGCTCGCCGCGCTGGCCGCGACCGCGCTCGTCGATCCGGGCGCACGCGCGGTCGTGTGGTTCGACTACCTGACGCTGTTCTTCTCCGTGCTGCTGATCGTCTGCGCGCTGCTCACCGTCGACGTGCTGCTCGCCAACGTACCGCGCCTTTCCCATTTGAGGAATTCATGA
- a CDS encoding aldehyde dehydrogenase family protein gives METNEHFPLLDATRAFLAKPKKMLIGAEWSDAASGRQLDVVNPADGTVLARVPEADAHDVQQAVAAARRAFDAGPWRTAKTTDRERLLLTLADLIEANARELAEIESLDNGKPVMVAQGLDVAMAAQCFRYMAGWATKIEGSVIDAGMPYMPDSEIFTYTRKEPVGVVGAIIPWNFPLLMAAWKLAPALATGCTVVLKPAEDTPLSALRLGELIREAGFPDGVVNIVTGYGHTAGAALSSDPRIDKIAFTGSTQTGKTIGHAALDNMTRMSLELGGKSPVIVLPDVDPDKAALGVANAIFFNQGQVCTAGSRAYIHAKVFDDVIERVAKIAASLKIGPGMDPSTQIGPLVSAKQRQRVCGYIDSGFGEGARAAAGGRAVDGPGFFVEPTVLVDTTQAMRVVREEIFGPVLVAMPFDDVDTAVQLANDTPYGLGASIWSNDLSAIHKLIPRIAAGTVWVNCHSLLDNAMPFGGMKQSGFGRELGRAVIDQYTESKSVMMNYA, from the coding sequence ATGGAGACGAACGAACATTTCCCGCTGCTCGACGCCACGCGCGCGTTTCTCGCGAAGCCGAAGAAGATGCTGATCGGTGCCGAGTGGAGCGATGCGGCGTCGGGACGCCAGCTCGACGTCGTGAACCCGGCCGACGGCACCGTGCTCGCGCGTGTGCCCGAAGCGGACGCGCACGACGTGCAGCAGGCCGTCGCTGCCGCGCGGCGCGCCTTCGACGCGGGGCCGTGGCGCACCGCGAAGACCACCGACCGCGAGCGCCTGCTGCTGACGCTCGCCGACCTGATCGAAGCGAATGCACGCGAGCTGGCCGAGATCGAGTCGCTCGACAACGGCAAGCCCGTGATGGTGGCACAGGGCCTCGATGTCGCGATGGCCGCACAGTGCTTCCGCTACATGGCCGGCTGGGCGACGAAGATCGAAGGCAGCGTGATCGACGCCGGCATGCCATACATGCCGGACAGCGAGATCTTCACCTATACGCGCAAGGAACCCGTCGGCGTGGTCGGTGCGATCATTCCGTGGAATTTCCCGCTGCTGATGGCCGCGTGGAAGCTTGCGCCCGCGCTGGCCACGGGCTGCACCGTCGTGTTGAAGCCCGCGGAAGATACGCCGCTCAGCGCGTTGCGACTCGGCGAGCTGATTCGGGAGGCCGGCTTTCCTGACGGCGTCGTCAATATCGTCACCGGCTACGGTCACACGGCCGGCGCCGCGCTGTCGAGCGATCCGCGCATCGACAAGATCGCGTTCACGGGTTCCACGCAGACGGGCAAGACGATCGGCCACGCGGCGCTCGACAACATGACGCGCATGTCGCTCGAACTCGGCGGCAAGTCGCCGGTGATCGTGCTGCCCGACGTCGATCCCGACAAGGCCGCCCTGGGCGTGGCGAACGCGATCTTCTTCAACCAGGGGCAGGTGTGCACGGCCGGGTCGCGCGCGTACATTCATGCGAAGGTGTTCGACGATGTGATCGAGCGCGTCGCGAAGATCGCCGCGAGCCTGAAGATCGGCCCGGGGATGGACCCGTCGACGCAGATCGGCCCGCTCGTGTCGGCGAAGCAGCGCCAGCGCGTGTGCGGCTATATCGACTCGGGCTTCGGCGAGGGGGCGCGTGCTGCCGCAGGCGGCCGCGCGGTCGACGGCCCCGGCTTCTTCGTCGAACCGACCGTGCTGGTCGATACGACGCAGGCGATGCGCGTCGTGCGCGAGGAGATCTTCGGGCCGGTGCTCGTTGCGATGCCGTTCGACGACGTCGACACGGCCGTGCAGCTCGCCAACGACACGCCTTACGGTCTCGGCGCGAGCATCTGGTCGAACGACTTGTCCGCGATCCACAAGCTGATCCCGCGCATCGCGGCCGGCACCGTGTGGGTCAACTGCCACTCGCTGCTCGACAACGCGATGCCGTTCGGCGGGATGAAGCAGTCGGGTTTCGGTCGCGAACTCGGCCGCGCGGTGATCGACCAGTACACGGAAAGCAAGTCGGTGATGATGAACTACGCGTGA
- a CDS encoding M36 family metallopeptidase produces MQTSRKALPLALGLALGFGIVGGTAADTKVSNPQATSLRESLTRGVAPAAAKADTAAGQFRPDGVAVTLYNPAYRAKKTATTPAATARDFVASQATQLGLDATALASLVVTSERSDADFTVVRLQQQAAGLPVYGSDIAVTVAKDGRILYVASNTINGVVATSRKSQAVDQQQALDRARAYLGVSGFTNLDAQLVAFVDKTGTHTAWKVRGRPNDGPKGDWELLIDSGSGEVLRAEDKAFYATDGTGFVFRPDPLSSTKSSYGSTGYKDNNDGDSSQLTAARVRVTLKDLAQSGGRYSLSGPYAACVDFDAPLDKACPVQSTPTFEFTRGNLYFEAVNAYYHIDTFLRYVNQTLGIKALPYQYTGGVQYDPHGESGDDNSSYSSSSGRLTFGQGGVDDAEDADVVIHELGHGIHDWVTNGGLSQQEGLSEGTGDYLAAAYSRDFNQWSPSDAQYHWVYNWDGHNEFWGGRVTNWNVGRTYAQARGAEIHTAGQYWASCNLVARDAIGAQAMDKAFLKGLSMTNSSTNQKAAAQAVLTAASALGYSNAQLTAIGNAYNQSCTYGVTVPKKS; encoded by the coding sequence ATGCAGACATCACGCAAAGCACTGCCGCTCGCCCTGGGTCTCGCGCTCGGTTTCGGCATCGTCGGCGGCACCGCGGCCGATACGAAAGTCTCGAATCCGCAAGCAACGAGCCTGCGCGAAAGCCTGACGCGCGGCGTCGCACCGGCGGCCGCCAAGGCCGATACTGCCGCCGGGCAGTTCCGCCCGGACGGCGTCGCCGTCACGTTGTACAACCCCGCGTACCGCGCGAAGAAAACCGCCACGACACCCGCCGCCACCGCGCGCGACTTTGTCGCGTCGCAGGCCACGCAGCTCGGACTTGACGCGACCGCGCTCGCAAGCCTCGTCGTCACGTCGGAGCGCAGTGATGCCGATTTCACCGTCGTGCGCCTGCAGCAGCAGGCAGCCGGATTGCCCGTGTACGGCAGCGATATCGCGGTGACGGTCGCGAAGGACGGCCGCATCCTGTACGTCGCGAGCAACACGATCAACGGCGTGGTTGCGACGTCGCGCAAGTCGCAGGCCGTCGACCAGCAGCAGGCGCTCGACCGCGCCCGTGCGTATCTCGGCGTGAGCGGCTTCACGAACCTGGATGCGCAGCTCGTCGCGTTCGTCGACAAGACCGGCACGCATACCGCATGGAAGGTGCGCGGCCGCCCGAACGACGGCCCGAAAGGCGACTGGGAACTGCTGATCGACTCCGGCAGCGGCGAGGTACTGCGCGCCGAGGACAAGGCGTTCTACGCGACCGACGGCACGGGATTCGTATTCCGGCCCGATCCGCTGTCGTCGACCAAGAGCAGCTACGGCAGCACGGGCTACAAGGACAACAACGACGGCGATTCGTCGCAGCTCACCGCTGCGCGCGTACGCGTGACGTTGAAGGATCTCGCGCAGTCGGGCGGGCGTTATTCGCTGTCGGGTCCGTACGCGGCGTGCGTCGATTTCGATGCGCCGCTCGACAAGGCGTGCCCCGTGCAGTCGACGCCCACGTTCGAATTCACGCGCGGCAACCTGTATTTCGAGGCCGTGAATGCGTACTACCACATCGACACGTTCCTGCGTTACGTGAACCAGACGCTCGGCATCAAGGCGTTGCCGTACCAGTACACCGGTGGCGTGCAGTACGACCCGCACGGCGAATCGGGCGACGACAACTCGTCGTACTCGTCGAGCAGCGGCCGGCTGACCTTCGGGCAAGGCGGCGTCGATGATGCCGAGGATGCGGACGTCGTGATCCACGAGCTCGGCCACGGCATCCACGACTGGGTGACGAACGGCGGCCTGTCGCAGCAGGAAGGCTTGTCGGAAGGCACCGGCGACTATCTCGCCGCCGCGTACAGCCGCGACTTCAACCAGTGGAGCCCGTCGGACGCGCAATACCACTGGGTCTACAACTGGGACGGCCACAACGAGTTCTGGGGCGGCCGCGTGACCAACTGGAACGTCGGGCGCACCTACGCGCAGGCACGCGGCGCGGAGATCCATACGGCCGGCCAGTACTGGGCGTCGTGCAACCTCGTCGCGCGCGACGCGATCGGTGCGCAGGCGATGGACAAGGCGTTCCTGAAAGGCTTGTCGATGACCAACAGCTCGACCAACCAGAAGGCCGCCGCGCAGGCCGTGCTGACGGCTGCGTCCGCGCTCGGCTACAGCAACGCGCAGCTCACCGCGATCGGCAATGCATACAACCAGAGTTGCACGTACGGCGTGACCGTACCGAAGAAGTCGTAA
- a CDS encoding M20/M25/M40 family metallo-hydrolase has protein sequence MPTLKPTRLSAALGGMLLTAAAHATPVWITLGDSAFRQLQRIDASATAQYSTTLDAGKTADGAARRETVHVVEIDDSRLGELAHAVHHTRGHGPGYVVHDSFDDARQALQPLPPTLAKQATASVYKVSNAPQIGTWIQQLQASNIVGTITSLSGFTNRYYTTSHGVAASDWLALQWKQLAGSRADVTVEQFAHTGFPQKSVILTIRGSDPAAGTIVLGGHLDSTVGRTTENTRSPGADDDASGIASLTEALRVLLANNYKPKRTIKFVGYAAEEAGLLGSKAIAKQFRTQNANVVGVLQLDMTNYKGDPKDIYLITDYTNATQNTYLTNLAKTYLPELAIGTSQCGYACSDHASWNAQGYPASFPFEADQNDSPYIHTVNDTLENSDRQANHALKFGKLALAYAVDLGGNGGTTVKP, from the coding sequence ATGCCTACTCTGAAACCGACCCGCCTGAGCGCCGCGCTCGGCGGCATGCTGCTGACCGCCGCCGCGCACGCGACGCCGGTATGGATCACGCTCGGCGACTCGGCGTTCCGCCAGTTGCAACGCATCGACGCCAGCGCCACCGCGCAATACAGCACGACCCTCGACGCCGGCAAAACGGCCGACGGCGCCGCGCGCCGCGAAACCGTCCACGTCGTCGAAATCGACGATTCGCGGCTCGGCGAGCTCGCCCACGCCGTCCACCATACGCGCGGCCACGGGCCCGGCTATGTCGTGCACGATTCGTTCGACGACGCGCGCCAGGCGCTGCAGCCGTTGCCGCCGACGCTCGCGAAGCAGGCCACGGCCTCCGTGTACAAGGTATCGAACGCGCCGCAGATCGGCACGTGGATCCAGCAGCTGCAGGCCAGCAACATCGTCGGCACGATCACGTCGCTGTCCGGCTTCACGAACCGCTACTACACGACGTCGCACGGCGTCGCCGCGTCGGACTGGCTCGCCTTGCAGTGGAAGCAGCTGGCGGGTTCGCGCGCCGACGTCACCGTCGAGCAGTTCGCGCATACGGGCTTTCCGCAGAAATCCGTGATCCTGACGATTCGCGGCAGCGATCCGGCCGCGGGCACCATCGTGCTCGGTGGCCACCTCGATTCGACGGTCGGCCGTACGACGGAGAACACGCGCTCGCCCGGCGCGGACGACGACGCATCGGGCATCGCCAGCCTCACCGAAGCGCTGCGCGTGCTGCTGGCGAACAACTACAAGCCGAAGCGGACGATCAAGTTCGTCGGGTACGCAGCCGAGGAAGCCGGGCTGCTCGGCTCGAAAGCGATCGCGAAGCAGTTCCGCACGCAGAATGCGAACGTGGTCGGCGTGCTGCAGCTCGACATGACGAACTACAAGGGCGATCCGAAGGATATCTACCTGATCACCGACTACACGAACGCGACGCAGAACACCTACCTGACGAATCTGGCGAAGACCTACCTGCCGGAACTCGCGATCGGCACGTCGCAGTGCGGGTATGCGTGCTCGGATCACGCGTCGTGGAATGCGCAAGGGTATCCGGCGTCGTTCCCGTTCGAGGCCGACCAGAACGACAGTCCGTATATCCATACCGTGAACGACACGCTGGAGAATTCGGATCGGCAGGCGAATCATGCGTTGAAGTTCGGCAAGCTGGCGCTCGCCTATGCGGTCGATCTCGGTGGCAACGGCGGCACGACCGTGAAGCCCTGA
- a CDS encoding GlxA family transcriptional regulator, which translates to MPEDFHFLLLPGFSALGFMSAVEPLRVANRFRTELYRWHVISADGAPVAASNGIPVAAEAACAEVDQVDTVFVVAGFDPLVCYTRAIGDWLRRQHRHGATLGGIDTGSFVLAEAGLFDASQPLTLHWEALAAFRERYPGLNATQELFEIDDRRITCAGGTASIDMMLDLIGRRHGADLAAAISEQFVVSRIRQRSDSQRLEIAARYGVHNRKLIQVIGTMQRHMETPLGSDALAQEVSITRRQLERLFSATLNDTPTHFYLNLRLDRARELLQQTDMSITSVCVACGFESPSHFSRTYRTRFGLSPRNDRRATR; encoded by the coding sequence ATGCCCGAGGATTTCCACTTCCTGCTGCTGCCCGGCTTCTCCGCGCTCGGCTTCATGTCCGCGGTCGAACCGCTGCGCGTCGCGAACCGCTTTCGCACCGAGCTCTATCGCTGGCATGTGATCAGCGCCGACGGCGCCCCCGTCGCCGCGAGCAACGGCATTCCGGTCGCCGCCGAAGCCGCGTGCGCGGAGGTCGACCAGGTCGATACAGTGTTCGTCGTCGCGGGCTTCGATCCGCTCGTGTGCTACACGCGCGCGATCGGCGACTGGCTGCGCCGCCAGCACCGTCATGGTGCAACGCTGGGCGGCATCGACACGGGCAGCTTCGTGCTCGCGGAAGCCGGGCTGTTCGACGCATCGCAACCGCTCACGCTGCACTGGGAGGCGCTGGCCGCGTTCCGCGAACGCTACCCCGGCCTGAACGCGACGCAGGAGTTGTTCGAGATCGACGACCGGCGCATCACGTGTGCGGGCGGCACCGCATCGATCGACATGATGCTCGACCTGATCGGGCGGCGGCACGGCGCCGATCTCGCGGCGGCGATCTCCGAGCAGTTCGTCGTCAGCCGGATCCGCCAGCGCTCCGACAGCCAGCGGCTCGAGATCGCCGCGCGCTACGGCGTGCACAACCGCAAGCTGATCCAGGTGATCGGCACGATGCAGCGGCACATGGAAACCCCGCTCGGCTCCGATGCGCTCGCGCAGGAAGTGTCGATTACGCGCCGCCAGCTCGAACGGCTGTTCAGCGCGACGCTGAACGATACGCCGACGCATTTCTACCTGAACCTGCGCCTCGATCGCGCGCGTGAACTGCTGCAGCAGACCGACATGAGCATCACGTCGGTTTGCGTCGCGTGCGGGTTCGAATCGCCGTCGCATTTCTCGCGCACGTACCGCACGCGATTCGGTTTGAGCCCGCGCAACGACCGGCGCGCGACGCGCTGA
- a CDS encoding helix-turn-helix domain-containing protein: protein MFVFHERFDNADRHAEALRGWNQRYDQIGSGAYRSAVKHAVLDGMQLFQEAANVRIIQRGRLPHDHTVFGMPLTGSGAFAFGGARIERGTMVMARGGAPFELHSPDDMSLIGVVADRELMQQVEDAADVHLDEATLRRGVIDMPTAVLMRASVQVATQLERVLSAPATYHDARAQRELRGEIGNVLVDLLTYRIPQPSNRLTHACRADIVRRVHDYVIDHPEAPVDVLSLCTQLRVSRRTMQNSFQSVVQTSPLHYVRSLRLSQVRRMLLDTRQADLPISDVAARWGFIHLGHFANAYKAQFGELPSTTARRSVRGAKTR, encoded by the coding sequence GTGTTCGTGTTTCACGAGAGGTTCGACAACGCGGACCGGCATGCCGAGGCGCTGCGCGGCTGGAACCAGCGCTATGACCAGATCGGCTCCGGCGCCTATCGCAGTGCGGTCAAGCATGCGGTGCTGGACGGCATGCAGCTGTTCCAGGAAGCCGCCAACGTGCGCATCATCCAGCGCGGAAGGTTGCCGCACGACCATACGGTGTTCGGCATGCCGCTCACCGGCTCCGGTGCATTCGCATTCGGCGGTGCGCGCATCGAACGCGGCACGATGGTGATGGCGCGCGGCGGTGCGCCGTTCGAGCTGCATTCGCCCGACGACATGTCGCTGATCGGCGTCGTCGCCGATCGCGAACTGATGCAGCAGGTCGAGGATGCAGCCGATGTCCACCTCGACGAAGCCACATTGCGGCGCGGCGTCATCGACATGCCCACCGCCGTGCTGATGCGCGCGAGCGTGCAGGTCGCCACGCAACTCGAGCGTGTGCTGTCGGCACCCGCCACGTACCACGATGCACGCGCGCAACGCGAACTGCGCGGCGAGATCGGCAACGTGCTCGTCGATCTCCTCACGTACCGGATTCCCCAGCCGTCGAACCGTCTCACGCACGCCTGCCGCGCCGACATCGTGCGCCGCGTGCACGACTATGTGATCGACCATCCCGAAGCACCGGTCGACGTGCTGAGCCTGTGCACACAATTGCGCGTAAGCCGGCGCACGATGCAGAACAGCTTCCAGTCGGTCGTGCAGACCAGCCCGTTGCATTACGTGCGTTCGCTGCGCCTGTCGCAAGTGCGGCGGATGCTGCTCGATACGCGGCAGGCCGACCTGCCGATCAGCGACGTGGCCGCGCGCTGGGGTTTCATCCACCTTGGGCATTTCGCAAACGCATACAAGGCGCAGTTCGGCGAGTTGCCGTCGACCACCGCGCGCCGGTCGGTGCGCGGCGCAAAAACGCGCTGA